Proteins from a genomic interval of Chroococcidiopsis thermalis PCC 7203:
- a CDS encoding glycosyltransferase family protein, translating into MRLLVYSHDAFGLGNIRRMLAICEHLLSEIPDLSILLLSGSPMLQGFRLPKGLDYIKLPCLNRGETGEIAVKYLGMGVEEIVKLRSELILSATIIFQPDIFLVDKKPYGLKNELRGTLNYLKTTLPETKLVLLLRDILDCPEKTIAEWQKSDFYTAIDKFYHQVQIVGTPEVFDTVREYRFPPKIVEKVRYCGYLHRQPGQKSRTCIRQELKVSQRERLILVTPGGGEDGYELVDNYLSALALLPAKYRIKSLVICGPEMPKAQKQLVEQAAENNSQVRVGEFTDDLMSYINAADVVVSMAGYNTVCEILSARKPSVIIPRSKPSQEQSIRAERMASLGLIKTLIPGKGDFSSITLMNLLLSQLEGRKKPDFNLDMNGLVRVKDYLLQLMSQKVCEHQLNQIYQKYTSLPTLASDRSAV; encoded by the coding sequence ATGCGACTGCTGGTTTATTCCCACGACGCATTTGGACTTGGCAATATTCGCAGAATGTTAGCAATTTGCGAACACCTATTAAGCGAAATTCCTGACCTTTCAATTTTATTACTTTCTGGTTCGCCCATGCTTCAGGGCTTTCGATTACCAAAAGGACTTGATTATATTAAGTTACCTTGTCTAAATCGCGGTGAAACTGGTGAAATTGCTGTCAAATATCTGGGAATGGGTGTGGAAGAGATAGTTAAGCTGCGATCGGAATTGATCTTGTCAGCAACAATTATTTTTCAACCAGATATTTTTTTAGTAGATAAGAAACCTTATGGACTCAAAAATGAATTACGGGGTACGCTCAATTATCTAAAAACAACATTACCAGAGACTAAACTAGTACTGTTATTACGAGATATTCTTGACTGTCCTGAAAAAACAATTGCAGAGTGGCAAAAAAGCGATTTCTATACGGCAATAGACAAGTTTTACCATCAAGTACAAATAGTTGGAACGCCAGAAGTTTTTGACACGGTACGAGAATATAGATTTCCACCTAAAATTGTCGAGAAAGTACGCTACTGTGGCTATCTGCACCGTCAACCGGGACAAAAGAGTCGAACTTGCATTCGCCAAGAATTAAAAGTTTCGCAGCGAGAACGCTTAATTCTAGTGACTCCTGGAGGTGGAGAGGATGGCTATGAGTTAGTAGATAATTATTTGTCAGCCTTAGCACTATTACCAGCAAAGTATCGCATTAAAAGTTTGGTAATTTGCGGTCCTGAAATGCCTAAAGCGCAAAAGCAACTCGTCGAACAAGCAGCAGAAAATAACTCTCAAGTTCGAGTTGGAGAATTTACAGATGATTTAATGAGCTATATAAATGCCGCAGATGTTGTGGTATCTATGGCTGGATACAATACTGTTTGTGAAATTTTATCGGCTAGAAAGCCATCTGTCATTATTCCGCGTAGTAAGCCGTCTCAAGAACAGTCAATTAGAGCCGAGAGAATGGCAAGCTTAGGGTTAATTAAGACACTCATACCTGGTAAGGGAGATTTTAGCTCCATCACTTTAATGAATCTACTTCTAAGTCAGTTAGAAGGACGAAAAAAGCCAGACTTTAACTTAGACATGAATGGTTTAGTTCGAGTGAAAGATTATTTACTTCAACTCATGTCTCAAAAAGTCTGCGAACATCAATTGAACCAAATTTATCAAAAATATACTTCTTTACCCACTTTAGCGAGCGATCGCTCAGCGGTCTAG
- a CDS encoding GAF domain-containing protein, with the protein MPKLAMGTAARRKFYPLILRHMGKKVFIQEGVEFLSAEKIELGDEVYLFGNVKLNAWNDNCQILLGDRVAIDRGADITCAGDNCTIEIGDGTFVGPYSCIAGPGNVRIGKDCMIAAHSGIVANNHIFADPLQRIRDQGVTKKGIEIGDDCWLGYGVKVLDGVTIGKGSVIGAGAVVTKDLPPYSVAVGVPAKAIANRLQVQEKVTHQHEYNPVAQGDRVSTNPSRDRAASKNELAHRPLENLLQATLECIRHILEVDTVAVLLQTENGEQLAVHATLGLEEEIETGVRIPVGQGFAGKIAAQPELTIVDDLSTIEVYSPVLRQKGLHSMLGVPLFASNRVVGVFHIGSLHPRHFTNKEAQTVRYVADRIGEAIEPVLRLWQMPDYVNG; encoded by the coding sequence TTGCCTAAGCTCGCTATGGGTACGGCTGCACGCCGAAAATTCTACCCTCTGATCTTGCGGCACATGGGTAAAAAAGTTTTTATCCAAGAGGGAGTAGAGTTTCTCAGTGCTGAAAAGATCGAGCTTGGCGACGAGGTTTATTTATTTGGCAACGTCAAGCTGAACGCTTGGAATGATAATTGTCAAATTTTGCTAGGCGATCGCGTTGCTATAGATCGAGGTGCTGATATTACTTGTGCGGGAGATAACTGCACGATTGAAATTGGTGATGGCACGTTCGTCGGTCCCTACTCCTGTATCGCTGGTCCAGGGAATGTCAGAATTGGCAAGGACTGCATGATTGCTGCTCACAGTGGCATAGTGGCTAACAATCATATTTTTGCAGACCCCTTACAGAGGATTCGCGATCAAGGAGTGACGAAAAAGGGAATTGAAATTGGCGACGATTGCTGGTTGGGTTATGGCGTGAAAGTTTTAGATGGGGTCACAATCGGCAAGGGTAGCGTCATCGGTGCTGGCGCGGTTGTAACCAAAGATCTCCCCCCTTACTCGGTTGCCGTGGGCGTACCAGCTAAAGCAATTGCTAACCGACTGCAAGTTCAAGAAAAAGTGACTCACCAACACGAATACAACCCGGTCGCTCAAGGCGATCGCGTTTCAACAAATCCATCCCGCGATCGCGCTGCGAGCAAAAACGAACTTGCCCATAGACCGCTAGAAAATTTACTCCAAGCAACCTTGGAATGCATTCGCCACATCCTAGAAGTCGATACTGTCGCAGTCTTATTACAAACAGAAAACGGAGAACAGCTAGCAGTTCATGCAACTTTGGGTTTGGAAGAAGAAATCGAAACTGGAGTCAGAATTCCAGTCGGACAGGGGTTCGCGGGTAAAATTGCAGCTCAACCGGAGTTAACAATTGTTGACGATCTATCGACAATAGAAGTCTACAGTCCCGTACTGCGACAAAAGGGACTGCATTCTATGCTAGGCGTTCCTCTATTTGCTAGCAATCGAGTTGTTGGTGTATTTCACATTGGTAGCCTGCACCCGCGCCACTTCACTAACAAAGAAGCACAAACTGTACGCTACGTTGCCGATCGCATTGGAGAAGCGATCGAACCAGTTTTGCGTCTGTGGCAGATGCCTGATTATGTTAATGGTTAA
- a CDS encoding glycosyltransferase family protein encodes MKKIMFYCQYLSGMGHLVRSSEIVQSLAKYFQVYFIVGGPQIPGFELPTQVEVIRLPALWLEEGKFTVGSSPFTVEEVKAARKNILIAECDRIQPDCLITEFFPFGRHKLLFELIPLVEHIKKISPKTKIVSSLRDVIGKESDPEEEETICNLMNRYFDLLLFHADSRFQTFSDSFARHQEILAEVIHTGFVTQLPKFTSTPFEKLWSEVSLDTVKIVASIGGGRIGYEVLEALIKSSAILSRKLPHVMKIFTGSFMPVEKVKQLKKLAGDRDNIQIETYTPQLLEYMQTADISVSLGGYNTTMNILSTGVRAIIVPIGHEHVDKEQLHRTQKLEQLGIVNSIHPQDLSPLVLSEKIGDCLSKKTSNNSRIFDLQGADNTANFLKMFLNSQTAALSLV; translated from the coding sequence ATGAAAAAAATTATGTTTTACTGTCAATATCTGAGTGGTATGGGACATTTAGTTCGTAGCTCAGAAATTGTGCAAAGCTTAGCAAAATATTTTCAAGTTTACTTTATTGTTGGTGGTCCTCAAATTCCAGGTTTTGAGCTACCAACACAAGTAGAAGTTATTCGATTACCTGCACTATGGCTGGAAGAGGGAAAATTCACAGTTGGGAGTAGTCCATTTACCGTTGAAGAAGTGAAAGCAGCTAGGAAAAATATCTTAATTGCAGAGTGCGATCGCATTCAACCTGATTGTTTGATTACAGAGTTTTTTCCTTTTGGTAGACACAAGCTACTCTTCGAGCTAATTCCTTTAGTCGAACATATAAAAAAAATAAGTCCTAAAACCAAAATTGTTTCCAGCTTGCGCGACGTTATCGGGAAAGAAAGCGATCCTGAAGAAGAGGAAACAATTTGCAATTTAATGAATCGATATTTCGATTTACTACTATTTCATGCCGATTCTCGCTTTCAAACTTTTTCGGATAGTTTTGCGAGACATCAAGAAATTCTTGCTGAAGTTATCCATACAGGATTTGTAACTCAACTGCCGAAATTTACTTCTACACCTTTTGAGAAATTATGGAGTGAAGTTAGTTTGGATACTGTCAAAATTGTAGCAAGTATAGGTGGTGGTAGAATCGGTTATGAAGTGCTAGAAGCGCTGATTAAATCGAGTGCGATATTGAGTCGAAAACTACCACATGTTATGAAGATATTTACTGGATCGTTTATGCCAGTAGAGAAGGTAAAACAGTTAAAAAAATTGGCAGGCGATCGCGACAATATTCAAATTGAAACTTATACCCCACAACTGCTTGAATACATGCAGACCGCAGATATTTCTGTTAGTCTTGGCGGTTACAACACCACAATGAATATACTGAGTACGGGTGTCCGTGCCATTATAGTTCCCATCGGTCACGAGCATGTAGATAAAGAACAATTACACAGAACGCAAAAGTTAGAACAATTGGGAATTGTTAACAGTATTCATCCTCAAGACTTGTCGCCTCTAGTTTTATCTGAAAAGATCGGCGATTGCTTATCTAAAAAAACATCAAACAATTCAAGGATTTTCGATCTTCAAGGAGCTGATAACACAGCCAACTTTCTAAAAATGTTTCTCAATTCTCAGACTGCTGCTTTGAGTCTTGTTTAA
- a CDS encoding sensor histidine kinase yields MQEKRSESRASPKVKSNFSAARGFFWAARTRILLWYLLTIGFIFVVSIPAFRQVLYERVNQRVNRELTEKMEIFTQLIDAETEASDREDEEVTAAVNLLKQADMRLTKPPATEDELEEFFDAFLGRQLSEDDTFLIAIVDGEFRKSSPRARPKVLAADSKLIQYWGRLTQSEQGEKEFPTEPNIDSVLYTAKPVWIDGEIAGVFVVAHTTAGERAEVVEAVLAIVQVSAVVLILALLIAWVASRGVLAPLRLILQTTRKISESDLNQRISVEGKGELAELATTFNEMMDRLQAAFTSQQEFINDAGHELRTPIAIVRGHLELMGDNPEEIGETRALVLDELDRMSRFVNDMILLTKAERPDFLRWETVELQSFTEELFAKAQALAQRNWQFDSTAQGQTIADRQRLTQAVMNLIQNAIQHTKENDIIGIGSAISKSRISFWVRDTGEGIALVDQKRIFERFARAANSRRRSEGAGLGLSIVQAIVEAHGGRILLKSDIGAGARFTIVIPLKRSPEKKGHAERVG; encoded by the coding sequence ATGCAAGAAAAACGCAGCGAGAGTAGAGCCTCTCCCAAGGTTAAATCAAATTTCTCGGCTGCCAGAGGGTTCTTTTGGGCAGCACGTACCCGTATTCTCTTATGGTATCTGCTGACAATTGGTTTCATTTTTGTAGTGTCCATCCCTGCGTTTCGCCAAGTGCTTTACGAGCGCGTCAACCAGCGTGTCAATCGGGAACTGACGGAGAAGATGGAAATATTTACTCAATTAATTGATGCAGAAACCGAAGCAAGCGATCGCGAAGATGAAGAAGTGACGGCTGCTGTCAATTTGCTCAAACAAGCAGACATGCGTTTGACAAAACCCCCCGCGACAGAGGATGAGTTAGAAGAATTTTTTGATGCTTTTCTCGGTCGCCAGCTATCGGAAGACGACACCTTCTTGATCGCGATCGTGGATGGAGAATTTCGTAAATCTAGTCCGAGAGCTAGACCCAAAGTACTTGCTGCTGATTCTAAGCTAATTCAATACTGGGGAAGACTGACTCAATCAGAGCAAGGTGAGAAGGAATTTCCTACAGAACCAAATATTGATAGCGTTCTTTACACAGCCAAACCTGTTTGGATTGACGGCGAAATTGCAGGTGTATTTGTAGTTGCTCATACTACCGCTGGCGAACGAGCTGAAGTTGTAGAAGCCGTGTTAGCAATCGTTCAAGTCAGTGCTGTGGTGCTAATTCTGGCTTTGCTAATAGCTTGGGTTGCTTCTCGGGGGGTTTTGGCTCCTCTGCGCCTCATACTCCAAACAACTCGTAAAATCAGCGAGTCCGATCTCAATCAACGCATTTCCGTAGAAGGAAAGGGAGAACTGGCGGAGTTAGCAACTACCTTTAATGAAATGATGGATAGATTGCAAGCCGCTTTTACTAGCCAGCAAGAGTTTATTAACGATGCGGGACACGAACTACGAACGCCAATCGCGATCGTGCGCGGACATTTAGAATTAATGGGCGACAACCCCGAAGAAATCGGGGAAACTCGGGCGCTAGTGCTAGATGAGCTAGATCGCATGAGTCGATTTGTCAACGACATGATTTTACTAACAAAAGCAGAACGCCCGGACTTTTTACGCTGGGAAACTGTCGAGCTTCAATCTTTTACAGAGGAATTATTTGCTAAAGCACAAGCACTAGCCCAGCGTAACTGGCAATTCGACAGTACAGCTCAAGGTCAAACGATCGCCGATCGCCAGCGTTTGACTCAGGCAGTGATGAACTTAATTCAAAATGCCATTCAGCACACAAAAGAGAATGACATAATTGGTATTGGCTCGGCAATTAGTAAAAGTAGAATTAGTTTTTGGGTGCGTGACACGGGAGAAGGGATCGCACTTGTAGATCAAAAAAGGATATTTGAACGCTTTGCTCGTGCTGCTAACAGTCGCCGCCGATCTGAAGGCGCTGGGTTGGGATTATCAATCGTCCAAGCAATTGTAGAGGCACATGGTGGACGAATCTTACTCAAAAGTGATATTGGTGCTGGTGCTAGATTTACGATTGTCATACCTCTGAAGCGATCGCCAGAGAAAAAAGGTCATGCCGAACGAGTTGGTTGA
- a CDS encoding NAD-dependent epimerase, whose amino-acid sequence MHVLVTGVAGFIGYHLAQRLLQEGIGVYGIDNLNNYYDVKLKHDRLAQLQPHPGFAFQKLDLAERDRLLELFQYNKFDYVVNLAAQAGVRYSLQNPFAYSDSNLSGFVNLLEGCRHSQVKHLVFASSSSVYGANTKIPFSVSDRVDRPVSLYAATKKANELIAHVYSHLYNLPTTGLRFFTVYGPWGRPDMAYFKFVQAIEAGKPIEVYNYGKMKRDFTYIDDVVEGVMRVMLRPPQMCSQPNGNSAIPENQAPYKIYNIGNNSPVELNEFIQTIETALGKTARTQMLPMQPGDVPCTYADVDDLIHDVGFKPTTPLSEGIQRFVDWYKLYYKEQEAGSREQGAGSREQ is encoded by the coding sequence ATGCACGTATTAGTGACTGGAGTTGCCGGATTTATCGGTTATCATTTAGCACAACGGTTGCTTCAAGAGGGGATAGGAGTCTATGGCATAGACAACCTCAACAACTACTACGATGTCAAACTCAAGCACGACCGCTTAGCGCAGCTTCAGCCACATCCGGGGTTTGCATTTCAAAAATTGGACTTAGCAGAACGCGATCGCCTTTTAGAATTGTTTCAATACAATAAATTCGATTATGTCGTCAATTTAGCAGCCCAAGCAGGGGTTCGTTATTCTCTACAAAATCCCTTTGCCTACTCTGATAGTAATCTTTCCGGGTTTGTTAACCTGCTGGAAGGCTGTCGTCACAGTCAGGTCAAACACTTAGTCTTTGCGTCTTCCAGTTCTGTTTACGGTGCAAATACCAAAATACCTTTCTCAGTTAGCGATCGCGTCGATCGCCCCGTGTCTCTCTACGCTGCTACCAAAAAAGCCAACGAACTGATCGCCCATGTCTACAGCCATCTCTACAATTTACCGACTACCGGATTGCGTTTTTTTACCGTTTACGGTCCTTGGGGAAGACCGGATATGGCTTATTTTAAATTTGTCCAGGCGATTGAAGCAGGCAAGCCAATTGAAGTCTACAACTATGGCAAGATGAAACGCGACTTCACCTATATTGATGATGTTGTAGAAGGCGTAATGCGAGTTATGCTGCGTCCACCTCAAATGTGTTCTCAACCAAACGGCAATAGTGCAATACCTGAAAACCAAGCTCCATATAAAATTTACAACATTGGTAATAATAGTCCGGTAGAACTGAATGAGTTTATTCAGACAATTGAGACCGCTTTGGGAAAAACAGCTCGCACGCAAATGTTACCGATGCAACCCGGTGACGTTCCTTGTACTTACGCCGATGTAGACGATTTAATTCACGATGTAGGATTCAAACCTACTACACCTTTATCAGAAGGGATTCAACGCTTTGTTGACTGGTATAAACTTTACTACAAAGAGCAGGAAGCCGGGAGCAGAGAGCAGGGAGCCGGGAGCAGGGAACAGTGA
- a CDS encoding response regulator transcription factor, translating to MSQILIVEDEARLAAFVKKGLGKSGFDTLVATDGEQAIELAQTSQPDLLLLDLGLPIKNGWQVMQELRSKGEVLPIVIMTARDDNQCKAAALQAGANDYITKPFLFKDLLGCIQAQLEIACKPTILK from the coding sequence ATGAGCCAAATTTTGATTGTGGAAGACGAAGCTCGTCTAGCTGCTTTTGTTAAGAAAGGACTGGGCAAAAGTGGTTTCGATACTCTAGTAGCAACTGATGGAGAACAGGCGATTGAATTGGCTCAAACTAGTCAACCCGATCTATTGTTACTCGACCTTGGTTTACCAATTAAAAATGGTTGGCAGGTCATGCAAGAATTACGTAGCAAGGGAGAAGTGCTACCAATTGTCATTATGACTGCTCGTGACGATAATCAATGTAAGGCAGCTGCTTTGCAAGCTGGTGCAAATGATTACATTACTAAGCCTTTCCTCTTCAAAGACTTATTAGGATGTATACAGGCACAGTTGGAAATCGCTTGCAAACCAACAATACTCAAATAA
- a CDS encoding FAD-dependent oxidoreductase — protein sequence MSLTEDILTQLPGDVLSGLRQADRLLASMRTDTTAVPTVVTQSETLLETVDWDVVICGGTLGILIGSALVQRGWRVALLERGILRGRQQEWNISRQELAVFLRLNLLTEAELEQAIATEYNPARVSFHNSGENWGGEIWVKDVLNLGVDPIYLLETLKQKFLAAGGVLLENTPFVSAIVHPNGVLVETGAGSASVQGAGEKKAEEQLPITNYQLPITNNQLPITTRLLIDAMGHLSPMTQQARQGQKPDSICLVVGSCAQGFSQNQTGDLIATFTPIQNRCQYFWEAFPARDGRTTYLFTYMDASPDHLGLEALFEEYLRLLPQYQAVDLDKLHFQRALFGFFPAYHQSPLRTPWNRILPVGDSSGNQSPLSFGGFGAMVRHLERLTLGIHAALSSEQLSASSLSLLAPYQPNLSVTWLFQKAMRADVGGNIPPDRINRLLAVVFLTMQQLGDRVLRPFLQDVVQFLPLTQTLFKTAIAHPLLIAQIIPHVGLGALIDWTIHYTNLGIYSVLSKFSPIIQPWLKNLPTPQQYQYHRWIDAWRYGSGED from the coding sequence GTGAGTTTAACAGAAGATATTCTGACTCAACTACCAGGCGATGTTTTGAGTGGCTTGCGACAAGCCGATCGCTTGCTCGCGTCGATGAGAACGGATACGACAGCCGTACCGACAGTCGTGACTCAAAGCGAAACTCTTTTGGAAACCGTTGACTGGGATGTCGTGATTTGCGGTGGTACGCTAGGAATTTTAATTGGTAGCGCTTTGGTACAGCGGGGATGGCGAGTCGCCTTGCTCGAACGCGGAATTTTACGAGGTAGACAGCAAGAGTGGAATATTTCTCGCCAAGAATTGGCAGTTTTTTTGCGGTTGAATTTATTAACTGAAGCGGAATTAGAGCAAGCGATCGCTACTGAGTATAACCCCGCCCGCGTTAGCTTTCATAATAGTGGCGAAAATTGGGGCGGCGAAATCTGGGTTAAAGACGTACTCAATCTGGGTGTAGATCCAATTTATTTGCTAGAAACCTTAAAGCAAAAATTTCTAGCAGCAGGTGGGGTGTTATTAGAAAATACTCCCTTTGTGAGCGCGATCGTTCATCCTAATGGCGTGCTTGTGGAAACGGGAGCAGGGAGCGCTTCGGTGCAGGGAGCAGGAGAGAAGAAAGCTGAGGAGCAATTACCAATTACCAATTACCAATTACCAATTACCAACAACCAATTACCAATTACAACTCGCCTCCTCATCGATGCAATGGGGCATTTGTCTCCGATGACACAACAAGCACGTCAGGGACAAAAACCCGATAGTATTTGTTTGGTTGTTGGTAGTTGCGCTCAAGGGTTTTCTCAGAACCAAACTGGCGATTTGATTGCCACTTTCACGCCGATTCAAAATCGCTGTCAGTATTTCTGGGAGGCTTTTCCTGCTAGAGATGGTAGAACGACGTATTTATTTACCTACATGGATGCTAGTCCAGACCATTTGGGTTTAGAAGCGTTATTTGAAGAGTATTTGCGATTGCTACCACAGTATCAGGCTGTAGATTTAGATAAGCTACATTTTCAACGAGCTTTATTTGGTTTTTTTCCTGCCTATCACCAAAGTCCTTTACGCACTCCTTGGAATCGGATTTTACCAGTAGGAGATAGTAGTGGCAATCAATCACCGCTAAGCTTTGGGGGTTTTGGAGCAATGGTACGCCATTTAGAACGCCTAACGCTTGGCATTCATGCAGCACTTTCTAGCGAGCAGTTATCTGCATCGTCACTGTCGTTACTAGCCCCCTATCAACCAAATCTCAGCGTTACGTGGTTGTTTCAAAAAGCAATGCGGGCAGATGTTGGGGGAAATATACCACCCGATCGCATTAATCGGTTGCTAGCAGTTGTATTTCTCACCATGCAACAGTTGGGCGATCGCGTTCTCAGACCGTTTCTCCAAGACGTAGTACAGTTTTTGCCCCTGACACAAACTTTGTTCAAAACTGCGATCGCTCATCCTTTGTTAATCGCCCAAATTATCCCTCACGTTGGCTTAGGGGCTTTAATAGATTGGACGATCCATTACACTAACCTTGGAATCTATTCAGTCTTATCTAAATTCAGTCCCATTATCCAACCTTGGCTAAAAAACCTACCCACACCACAACAGTACCAATACCACCGCTGGATTGACGCTTGGCGCTACGGATCTGGCGAAGATTAG
- a CDS encoding ABC transporter ATP-binding protein, whose product MGQRPKEKDLKGVIPGLLRILRKFSPYIRKQRFTIVGAFFALLIETGLRLLEPWPLKYVFDNILIPAHNNSTHIPNSFGLNPVMLLTLSALAIVGITGLGSMAAYLSTYGMSLAVVEVLSEVRGQVFDRLQRLSLSFHQQHKSGDLITRVTADIEKMRLVTIKTALPLLTNIISLLGMLAIMYWLNWELALVATAIFPFLTLLTSKTIGRIRSFAKQHRDSEGVLAATTGETIGAIKVVQVLSLQEMLHSIFAAQNQKSLDEAIESLKLSAALERTVQVLMAVIIAAVLWRGSHVVLHKGLTPGELLVFMTYLKNAFEPMRKLSNQVGQIAKATASGERVVELLEYEPNVRDLPGAEKAHPFFGAIRFENVSFGYSTGKEILKNISFAVQPGQQVAVVGPSGSGKSTLLSLILRLYDPDSGRILIDSQDLREYTLDSLRQQISVVLQDSVLFAVSVQENIAYGKLGSSRKEVEQAARLANAHEFIMQLPQGYETVLGERGGTLSGGQRQRIAIARAAIRQAPIVILDEPTTGLDSASEQIVNAALEKLTEGQTTFTISHNLRAVQHADIILYVEGGSILEQGTHSELMRLGGHYATLYQMQSIIDSEQTGDTYAIEA is encoded by the coding sequence ATGGGTCAGCGCCCCAAAGAAAAAGATTTAAAAGGAGTGATACCAGGTCTTCTGCGGATTTTGAGAAAATTTTCCCCCTATATCCGCAAACAAAGATTCACAATTGTTGGTGCTTTTTTCGCTTTATTAATAGAGACTGGTTTACGGCTACTAGAACCTTGGCCCTTAAAATATGTTTTCGATAATATTCTAATTCCCGCTCATAACAACTCTACTCATATTCCTAATAGCTTTGGACTCAATCCAGTCATGCTGCTGACTTTATCAGCACTAGCAATAGTTGGTATTACTGGACTGGGTAGTATGGCAGCATATTTGAGTACCTATGGTATGTCTTTAGCTGTTGTAGAAGTATTGTCTGAGGTACGCGGTCAAGTTTTCGATCGCTTGCAGCGTCTCTCCCTTTCCTTTCACCAACAACATAAAAGCGGCGACTTAATTACTCGCGTCACGGCTGATATTGAAAAGATGCGGTTGGTGACGATCAAAACTGCTTTACCTTTATTGACCAACATTATCTCTTTACTAGGAATGTTGGCAATTATGTATTGGCTGAACTGGGAATTAGCCTTAGTTGCAACAGCGATATTTCCATTCCTAACTCTGCTTACGAGTAAAACGATCGGTCGTATTCGTAGTTTCGCCAAACAACATCGCGATTCTGAAGGTGTTTTAGCAGCGACAACGGGTGAAACTATTGGCGCGATTAAAGTCGTACAAGTCCTTTCTTTACAGGAGATGCTACATAGCATTTTCGCAGCGCAAAACCAAAAAAGTTTAGATGAGGCGATCGAATCTTTAAAACTTTCAGCAGCGCTGGAAAGAACAGTGCAAGTTCTAATGGCAGTCATTATCGCCGCAGTTTTGTGGCGTGGTTCCCATGTGGTTTTGCATAAAGGGCTTACCCCTGGCGAATTATTAGTGTTTATGACTTATTTAAAAAATGCTTTTGAACCAATGCGAAAACTATCCAACCAAGTCGGGCAGATTGCTAAAGCGACAGCTTCTGGTGAAAGGGTGGTGGAGTTATTGGAATACGAACCCAACGTGCGCGACTTACCAGGGGCAGAAAAAGCACATCCTTTCTTTGGGGCAATCCGGTTTGAGAATGTCTCTTTTGGCTACAGTACAGGTAAGGAAATATTAAAAAATATTAGCTTTGCCGTTCAGCCAGGGCAACAAGTAGCTGTGGTGGGTCCTTCTGGAAGTGGTAAATCGACTCTTCTGAGTTTAATTCTCCGTTTGTATGACCCCGATTCCGGTCGGATTTTAATTGACAGTCAAGATTTACGCGAATACACCCTAGATTCGCTGCGGCAGCAAATTAGCGTAGTTTTGCAAGATAGCGTTTTGTTTGCAGTTAGCGTACAAGAAAATATTGCCTACGGGAAACTAGGATCTTCTCGCAAAGAAGTAGAACAAGCCGCCCGTCTTGCCAATGCTCATGAATTTATCATGCAACTGCCCCAGGGCTACGAAACAGTTTTGGGCGAACGGGGTGGGACGCTATCAGGCGGACAACGACAAAGAATTGCGATCGCCCGTGCGGCGATCCGTCAAGCACCAATTGTGATTCTAGACGAACCAACTACAGGTTTAGACAGTGCCAGCGAACAAATCGTCAACGCAGCCTTAGAAAAACTCACGGAGGGGCAGACGACATTTACAATCTCCCACAATCTCAGGGCAGTGCAACACGCAGATATCATTCTCTACGTTGAAGGGGGCAGCATTTTAGAACAGGGGACGCATAGCGAACTCATGCGTCTGGGCGGACATTATGCCACCTTGTACCAGATGCAAAGCATTATTGACAGCGAGCAAACAGGAGATACTTATGCGATCGAAGCATGA